One region of Vigna angularis cultivar LongXiaoDou No.4 chromosome 10, ASM1680809v1, whole genome shotgun sequence genomic DNA includes:
- the LOC128194238 gene encoding uncharacterized mitochondrial protein AtMg00810-like, translating into MEQPPGFVAQGESSGLVCRLRKSLYGLKQSPRAWFGKFSCVVQQFGMSRSEADHSVFYRHSSAGCIYLIVYVDDIVLTGSDYLGISQMKQHLCHHFQTKELGKLRYFLGIEVAQSNDGIVISQRKYALDILEETGLMNCKSVETPMDPNIKLLPNQGEPFSDPERYRRLVGKLNYLTVTRPDISFAVSVVSQFLNSPCEDHWDAVVRILKYIKRSPGKGLLYGPNNDTKIVCYSDADWAGFPSDRRSTSGYCVSIGSNLISWKSKKQSVVARSSAEAEYRAMASATCELVWLKQLLSELKFGDVTHMILICDNQAALHISSNPVFHERTKHIEVDCHFIREKIISGDIKTEFVNSSNQLAEYSLSPYEDLELIIFVTSLEHMIYMLQLEGEC; encoded by the coding sequence atggaacaaccgcctggctttgttgctcagggggagtcatctggattggtatgtcgtcttcgcaaatccttatatggcctaaaacagtctcctcgggcctggtttggtaaattcagttgtgttgttcaacaatttggtatgtctcgcagtgaagcggatcattcagtgttctatcgccactcgagtgctggatgtatctacttaatagtgtatgtcgatgatattgttctcacaggaagcgactatcttggcatctctcagatgaaacaacacctttgtcatcattttcaaaccaaagaacttggcaaactccggtactttttgggtattgaagtagcacaatccaatgatggtattgtcatatctcagaggaagtatgcgttagacatcttggaggaaacagggttaatgaactgtaaatctgttgagacacctatggaccctaacatcaaactcctaccaaatcagggggagcctttctcagatcctgaacggtacagaagactagttggtaaattaaactatcttactgttacacgtcctgacatttccttcgcagttagtgtggtgagtcaatttctaaactccccatgtgaagaccattgggatgcagttgttcgtatactgaagtatattaaaagatcacctggaaaaggtttgctatatggccctaacaacgatacaaaaatcgtttgctattcagatgctgattgggctggtttcccttctgataggaggtctacttctggatattgtgtctctattggtagcaacttgatatcttggaaaagtaagaagcaaagtgttgtggcaaggtcgagtgcagaagcagaatatagagctatggcatcagctacttgcgagcttgtgtggcttaaacaattgcttagtgaattgaaatttggagatgtcactcacatgatacttatatgtgataatcaagctgctctccatattagctctaaccctgtcttccatgagagaaccaaacacatagaagttgattgtcattttattcgagaaaaaatcatatccggagatatcaagactgagtttgttaactcaagcaaccagttggcagaatattcactaagtccttacgaggacctagaattgattatctttgtgacaagcttggaacatatgatttatatgctccagcttgagggggagtgttag
- the LOC128194239 gene encoding uncharacterized protein LOC128194239: MAFGSVLSFSGSPSITSEKLNGKNYMSWSAAVEMWFLGQGRYDHLEQDGSQVPSDIAEQWKQADFQLCALLWQSVEPRLLISLRAFKTCHTFWKKAQSIYANDIQRLYDTANKLACLKMTDHDMVSFMTEAQAAVEELRMFLEVESSEDIKKKLDKYYMVMILRALHPDLNHIRDQLLTSHEVPSMEALTTRLLRVPVPQSQEAHETIAPSLMVATRGRGGRGTRGGGRGGRGNQQCSYCKRMGHIRENCYSLHGFPSKTANISQAETSISNSKFTEEEYQEYLRLKSNSLAQSSQSSSTSTACISQSMAGPNSWVIDSGASDHISGAWLGETDWRRI; this comes from the exons ATGGCATTTggaagtgttctttctttctctggaagtccctcAATCACTTCCGAAAAGCTAAATGGAAAGAATTATATGTCTTGGTCTGCTGCTGtagaaatgtggttccttggtcaaggacgttatgaccaccttgagcaggATGGGAGTCAAGTACCTTCTGACATAGctgaacaatggaaacaagctgATTTTCAATTGTGTGCCCTCTTGTGGCAATCTGTGGAACCCCgacttttgatatctcttagaGCCTTCAAGACATGTCAcactttttggaagaaagctcaaagcatttatgctaatgatattcaacgtctctatgataccGCAAACAAGCTCGCCTGTCTCAAAatgacagaccatgatatggtctccttcatgactgaagcccaagcagctgtggaagaattgagaatgttcttggaagtggaatcttcggaagatatcaaaaagaagcttgacaagtattatatggtgatgatcctccgtgctttgcatccagatttgaatcacatcagagatcaacttctgacaAGTCATGAAGTCCCTTCTATGGAAGCCTTAACCACACGTCTTCTTCGTGTTCCTGTGCCTCAGTCTCAGGAAGCTCATGAAACAATAGCACCATCTCTCATGGTTGCCacgcgaggaagaggaggacgtggaactagaggaggaggacgtggaggtcggGGAAATCAACAGTGCTCTTACTGTAAGAGGATGGGTCACATCCGAGAAAACTGCTACTCCTTGCATGGCTTTCCTTCAAAAACTGCCAATATATCTCAGGCTGAAACTTCCATTTCCAACTCCAAGTTTACTgaggaagagtatcaagagtatctgcgcttaaagtctaacagcttggcacaatcATCTCAGTCCTCAAGTACGTCCACagcttgcatttctcaatccatggcAGGTccaaattcatgggtaattgactcgggtgcttctgatcacatttctg gagcgtggctcggggagacagattggagaaggatatga